A stretch of the Conger conger chromosome 3, fConCon1.1, whole genome shotgun sequence genome encodes the following:
- the LOC133125133 gene encoding G-protein coupled receptor 183-A-like: MGNSSVAECSVNNQTLPATNSTCDHSSFGLIFLPVSYSILFLLTIAGNVRLLYHYLRRNTSSSMLFTGNLAILDLLMALTLPLTVDYRLQGSDWRFGDTLCRASIALFYGNLYGGSLFMLCISVDRLLAVRYPQIYETWVLNCQPDGRKTCGDHFTDKQWDELPRHLLLATVFGFLLPYSAILTCYALIGRHLATAEAGRQRWKLKTRRAIITIVAIMTVCFLPFHTVQMVTVVRRLNMDPAKVRDSKICFCQRSLVLMASLNSAFDPFVYYFISYSLNIKQLCRWRCN, from the exons ATGGGAAATTCATCTGTAGCCGAATGCAGCGTAAACAACCAGACACTGCCGGCCACGAACTCCACGTGTGACCACAGCAGCTTTGGGCTCATTTTTCTGCCAGTCAGTTACAGCATCTTGTTCCTGCTCACCATCGCTGGCAATGTGCGCCTGCTGTACCACTACCTCAGAAGGAATACATCTTCCTCCATGCTCTTTACAGGCAACCTGGCAATCCTGGACCTGTTGATGGCGCTGACTTTACCCCTGACAGTAGACTACCGGTTGCAGGGTAGCGACTGGCGTTTCGGGGACACCCTGTGCAGAGCCAGCATAGCTCTGTTCTATGGAAACCTGTACGGAGGGAGCCTCTTCATGCTCTGCATATCCGTGGACCGTCTTCTCGCCGTGCGCTACCCTCAAATCTATGAGACATGG GTGCTGAATTGCCAGCCGGATGGCCGCAAAACCTGTGGAGATCATTTTACGGACAAACAGTGGGATGAGCTGCCGCGACACCTGTTGCTGGCGACCGTGTTTGGTTTCCTCCTGCCCTACTCTGCCATCCTGACCTGCTACGCCCTCATAGGGCGGCATCTGGCCACGGCCGAAGCAGGGCGGCAGAGATGGAAATTAAAGACCCGGAGAGCCATCATCACCATTGTGGCCATAATGACCGTCTGCTTCCTACCCTTCCACACCGTTCAGATGGTCACAGTTGTGCGTCGCCTGAACATGGACCCAGCGAAGGTGCGAGATTCTAAAATTTGTTTCTGCCAGCGCTCCTTGGTCTTGATGGCATCTCTGAACAGTGCTTTTGACCCTTTTGTCTACTACTTCATCTCATACAGTCTCAATATTAAACAGCTTTGCCGGTGGAGATGCAATTGA